The following are from one region of the Juglans regia cultivar Chandler chromosome 10, Walnut 2.0, whole genome shotgun sequence genome:
- the LOC118349690 gene encoding uncharacterized protein LOC118349690, translating to MDISVEEISILKPIFDGIRDKDEPYKIVWIPIVEHWTDDMQAKFEMLQSKMPWYILQGFPTTVDITNEYCSLKNKPIVVVINPQWEVEHPNALRMIRLFGMMAFPFTAEAEKAIMPEGLRLQFRGVRMPESGPRQVDRNYTFNYGFSVSSSLRERFTTEFNKVRDYINSNGLNIVIEDKFIEQKLVNAKQRDPNELLRSFKSNSGWVVLCKGTRGDIVVGDDGTTILKVLENFDYWKNSVNEYGFDECFKDCYQKLKAGLLP from the exons ATGGACATCTCCGTCGAAGAAATCTCGATTTTAAAGCCCATTTTTGATGGGATAAGAGATAAGGATGAACCGTATAAAATTGTATGGATCCCAATAGTGGAGCATTGGACGGATGACATGCAAGCGAAGTTCGAGATGTTGCAGTCCAAAATGCCGTGGTACATATTGCAGGGTTTTCCAACAACAGTAGACATTACGAATGAATATTGCAGCTTAAAGAATAAGCCTATCGTCGTGGTGATAAACCCACAATGGGAGGTGGAGCATCCAAATGCTCTCCGCATGATTCGGCTATTCGGAATGATGGCCTTCCCTTTCACGGCGGAAGCTGAAAAAGCGATAATGCCTGAAGGATTGCGTCTTCAATTTAGGGGAGTGAGAATGCCAGAGAGTGGCCCGAGGCAG GTTGACAGGAATTACACTTTCAACTATGGATTTTCCGTCTCCAGCAGCTTAAGGGAAAGATTTACTACTGAGTTCAATAAAGTTCGTgattatataaattcaaatggGTTGAACATTGTGATAGAGGATAAATTTATTGAACAAAAACTAGTGAATGCGAAGCAACGGGATCCCAATGAATTGTTACGTTCCTTCAAAAGTAACAGTGGATGGGTTGTGCTTTGCAAAGGTACTCGTGGCGACATAGTAGTCGGTGATGATGGGACAACAATTTTGAAGGTCTTggaaaattttgattattggAAAAATTCTGTGAATGAGTATGGCTTCGATGAATGTTTCAAGGATTGCTACCAAAAGCTTAAAGCTGGGCTCCTACCATGA